One part of the Quercus lobata isolate SW786 chromosome 7, ValleyOak3.0 Primary Assembly, whole genome shotgun sequence genome encodes these proteins:
- the LOC115952687 gene encoding exocyst complex component EXO70H1-like codes for MRSICFNSKTSSFSMSRYSSPARNSISTGTPRRNFSESLIEQSIEAATVLINKWNPETSTYAKVTSLFHESKSEAMQFIRCVNDLQKSMHAMVTENSTSEKLVQAQNLMQIAMNRLQKEFYQILSMNRAHLDPESVSSQSSRASALSSISDYDDDGSVSHDDEVRNVGDSIDEVEEVSSIVMTDLRSTAECMISSGYAKECISIYKIIRKSIIDEGIYRLGVEKISSSQINKMDWEVLDRRIKDWLEAVKVSMTTLFNGERILCDHVFASSDSIRESCFTEISKGATLLFGFPELVAKSKKSHPEKIFRMLDMYTAISTNWIEIDSIFSFESTVTVRAQALNSLNKLSDSVRSMISEFESTLQKDSSKSTVTVHTLTLTTMNYLSLLADYSNILADIFANWPPPPRSSLPESYFESPSNDESPAPAISMRMAWLILVLLCKLDGKVEHHKDVCLSYIFLANNLNHVVSKVQTSNLKYLLGEDWIAKHEEKVKLFAANYERLAWGPVLATLPENPTATITPAQAKEIFRKFNSSFDETFRRQSSFVVSDPKLRDEMKVSLARKIVPSYREFYDAHRSNVVGERNVGLTVRFAPEDVGNYLSDLFFGNSNNSGSTSVSLFGVAHISLPG; via the coding sequence ATGAGGAGTATTTGCTTCAACTCCAAAACTTCATCTTTCTCTATGTCTCGATATTCTTCACCTGCAAGAAACTCAATTTCAACTGGTACTCCTCGACGCAACTTTTCGGAGTCATTGATCGAGCAGAGCATCGAAGCGGCCACGGTtttgataaacaagtggaaCCCAGAAACCTCTACTTATGCCAAAGTCACATCATTGTTCCACGAGAGCAAAAGTGAAGCCATGCAATTCATCAGGTGCGTGAACGATCTTCAGAAATCCATGCACGCCATGGTCACCGAGAACTCGACCTCGGAGAAGCTCGTGCAAGCACAGAACCTTATGCAGATAGCCATGAATAGACTCCAGAAGGAGTTCTATCAAATCCTTTCCATGAATCGAGCTCACCTGGACCCCGAATCAGTCTCCTCTCAATCCTCACGCGCCTCCGCTCTATCAAGCATTTCAGATTACGACGATGATGGCTCAGTCTCACACGATGATGAAGTGCGCAACGTAGGTGATTCAATCGATGAAGTTGAAGAAGTTTCTTCCATAGTCATGACTGACTTGAGATCCACAGCTGAGTGTATGATCTCTTCTGGTTACGCCAAAGAGTGTATCAgtatatacaaaattatcagAAAATCGATAATCGACGAAGGCATTTATCGACTTGGTGTTGAAAAAATTAGCTCCTCACAAATCAATAAGATGGACTGGGAAGTTCTCGATCGCAGAATCAAGGATTGGTTGGAGGCAGTGAAAGTTTCGATGACAACTCTTTTCAACGGAGAGAGAATACTCTGCGACCATGTTTTCGCTTCCTCAGACTCGATCAGAGAATCTTGTTTCACTGAGATTTCCAAAGGAGCTACTCTTCTCTTCGGATTCCCCGAACTCGTAGCTAAGAGCAAGAAATCTCATCCTGAGAAAATTTTCCGTATGCTCGACATGTACACAGCGATTTCAACCAACTGGATCGAAATCGATTCCATCTTCTCATTCGAATCAACCGTCACCGTTCGAGCTCAAGCTCTCAACTCGCTGAACAAACTCAGCGACTCGGTCCGCTCAATGATATCAGAATTCGAGTCAACATTGCAAAAGGACTCGTCGAAGTCAACCGTCACCGTTCACACTCTGACTCTCACCACCATGAACTACCTCTCTCTCCTCGCCGATTACAGTAACATCCTCGCAGACATTTTCGCCAACTGGCCTCCGCCGCCGAGATCATCGTTACCGGAATCTTACTTCGAAAGTCCATCCAACGATGAGTCTCCGGCACCGGCGATTTCCATGCGCATGGCTTGGTTAATCCTCGTACTCCTCTGCAAACTCGACGGCAAAGTTGAACATCACAAAGACGTTTGTCTCTCGTACATATTCTTAGCCAACAACCTTAACCACGTTGTCTCCAAAGTTCAAACCTCGAACTTGAAGTACCTTCTCGGCGAGGATTGGATCGCAAAGCACGAAGAGAAAGTGAAACTATTCGCTGCGAATTACGAGAGATTAGCGTGGGGCCCAGTGCTTGCAACGCTGCCGGAAAATCCAACGGCCACGATTACTCCAGCTCAGGCGAAGGAAATTTTCAGGAAATTCAATTCGAGCTTCGACGAAACTTTTAGGAGACAGAGCTCGTTTGTCGTATCGGACCCGAAACTCCGAGACGAAATGAAAGTCTCATTAGCGAGAAAGATTGTCCCAAGTTATCGGGAATTCTACGACGCTCACAGGTCTAATGTTGTTGGAGAGCGAAATGTTGGGTTAACTGTCAGATTTGCCCCTGAGGATGTGGGGAATTACTTGTCGGACCTGTTCTTTGGGAACAGCAATAACTCGGGGAGTACTAGTGTTTCACTATTTGGCGTAGCCCATATTTCACTACCAGGCTAA